TCTCGGGCTTCCGGGGGCACTGCCCGTCTTGAACGAGGGGGCCGTGGAAGCTGCCGTTAAAATCGGGAAGGCACTCAAGGCGACCATCCCCGAGGAGACCACGTTCCACCGGAAGAACTACTTCTACCCAGACCTGCCGAAGGACTTCCAGATTACCCAGTACGACGCCCCCATCTGCCAGGATGGCCAGTTGGAGGTGAACGTCAAGGGACAGTCGCGCGTCATCGGCATCGAGCGCGCCCACTTGGAGGAAGACCCCGGCAGCCTCCAGCATGTCGGTGGCTCCATCGACACCGCGGAGTACGTCCTCGTGAACTACAACCGCGCCGGGACGCCACTCATGGAAATCGTGACAAAGCCGGACTTCCGCTCGCCGAGCGAGGTGCGTGCCTTCCTCAAGAAACTCGAAGAAGTACTCGACTACCTCGGCGTCTTCGACTCGACGCGCGATGGGTCGCTGCGCATCGACGCCAACATCTCGCTCGTTCCCGGCGAGGAGGTCGAGGAAGACGGCTCCATCGGCGACGAGGCACTCGCCGCGGCGAACCGCACCGAGGTGAAGAACATCTCCAGTCACAAGGGCGCAGAGAAGGCCCTCGCTTACGAGGTCACCCGCCAGAAAAACGCCGTCATGCGCGGCCGTGAGGTCGAACAGGAGACTCGCCACTGGGACGAGTCCCGCGGCATCACCGTCTCCATGCGGTCGAAAGAGGAGGAAAAGGACTACCGCTACTTCGGCGAGGCCGACCTCCCGCCCCTGCAGGTGTCCCACTGGAAGGAAGAAATCGACATCCCAGAGCTGCCACACGCCCGCCGCGAGCGGTTCCAGGAGGAGTACGGACTTTCCGCCGAGGCCGCCTCGAAACTCACGTCGACTAAGCAGGTGGCCGACTTCTACGAGCGCGTCGCCACGGAGTTCGACCCGGACCTCGCAGCGACGTGGGTCGCGGACAACCTGCTCGGCGAACTCAACTACCGCGACATGCAGATTACGGACGTCGCAGACCGATTAGACGAGTTCGTCCGTCTCATCGAACTCGTCGCCGACGAGAAAATCACGGTCAAACACGCCCAGGAGACGGTCATGCGGACGATGCTCGACGAGGGAATCGACCCGGACACCATCGTCGAGCAAGAAGGCCTCAGCAAGGCAGACACGGGCGAAGTCGAACAGGCAGTCGCGGCGGCCATCGACGAGAACCCAGAGGCGGTCGAAGACTACCACAGCGGTGAGGGAAGCGCACTCAACTTCCTCGTCGGACAGGTCATGCAGAAAACCGGCGGCAGTGCGGACCCTGGAACCGTCAACGAGCTGCTTCGCGAGCGTCTCGACAGCTAACGCAGACGTTCACGATTCTAGATGGGTGGCAATGGGGCTTAATATGTCTCCGTGTCGTATCCCAAACAATGTCAGGGTTGATGCCCTCCGACAGCGACGCTCTCTCGAACCAGGAGGGCGAGCTGCGAACGCTCTGGCTGGACAACGAAGACGCAGGTGACCTGCTGTCTTCACTGGCGTCCGAGACGGCACGGGCGATTCTCACCGAGTTACACAAACAGCCACAGGCCGCCTCCGAACTGGCCGACTCCGTGGGAACCTCGCTGCAGAACGTACGCCACCATCTCACGAATCTCGACGAGGCAGGACTGATACGCGTCGCGGACACGCGCTACTCGCCGAAGGGCCGTGAGATGAACGTCTATGCTCCAGCACAGGAACCGCTCGTGGTCTTTGTCGGACGCGAAGAGAAGAAGGATGGATTCGTCGATTCGTTGAAGCGACTGTTCGCTGCCGTCGGCATTCTCGCCGTCGCGAGCCTGCTCGTCCAGGCGCTCGTCCAGACCACCGTCGTCGGCGTCGGCGGTCCGGGGTCGCTGCCGCGGGTGCCCGATTCGGTTGGGTCCACTGGTGGCGTGCTGTCGCTGCTCGATGCCGTGCCGCCAGGCGCGCTGTTTTTCGCAGGCGGCGCACTCGTGTTGGCGCTCGTAGCGGGCTACCTGTACCGAAACGAGCG
This sequence is a window from Haladaptatus sp. QDMS2. Protein-coding genes within it:
- the gatB gene encoding Asp-tRNA(Asn)/Glu-tRNA(Gln) amidotransferase subunit GatB, which encodes MTAQAAETRDLAVVIGLEVHVQLETATKIFCGCSTANADAEPNSRTCPVCLGLPGALPVLNEGAVEAAVKIGKALKATIPEETTFHRKNYFYPDLPKDFQITQYDAPICQDGQLEVNVKGQSRVIGIERAHLEEDPGSLQHVGGSIDTAEYVLVNYNRAGTPLMEIVTKPDFRSPSEVRAFLKKLEEVLDYLGVFDSTRDGSLRIDANISLVPGEEVEEDGSIGDEALAAANRTEVKNISSHKGAEKALAYEVTRQKNAVMRGREVEQETRHWDESRGITVSMRSKEEEKDYRYFGEADLPPLQVSHWKEEIDIPELPHARRERFQEEYGLSAEAASKLTSTKQVADFYERVATEFDPDLAATWVADNLLGELNYRDMQITDVADRLDEFVRLIELVADEKITVKHAQETVMRTMLDEGIDPDTIVEQEGLSKADTGEVEQAVAAAIDENPEAVEDYHSGEGSALNFLVGQVMQKTGGSADPGTVNELLRERLDS
- a CDS encoding helix-turn-helix domain-containing protein, whose protein sequence is MSGLMPSDSDALSNQEGELRTLWLDNEDAGDLLSSLASETARAILTELHKQPQAASELADSVGTSLQNVRHHLTNLDEAGLIRVADTRYSPKGREMNVYAPAQEPLVVFVGREEKKDGFVDSLKRLFAAVGILAVASLLVQALVQTTVVGVGGPGSLPRVPDSVGSTGGVLSLLDAVPPGALFFAGGALVLALVAGYLYRNERRTPRRQRI